From a single Lolium rigidum isolate FL_2022 chromosome 7, APGP_CSIRO_Lrig_0.1, whole genome shotgun sequence genomic region:
- the LOC124673835 gene encoding phosphomannomutase — MAAERKNGGVLALFDVDGTLTAARKEVTPEMLEFMKQLRENVTVGVVGGSDLVKISEQLGKSVITDYDYVFSENGLVAHKNGELIGTQSLKTYLGDDQLKEFINFTLHYIADLDIPIKRGTFIEFRSGMINVSPIGRNCSQEERDDFEKYDKVHNVRPKMVTVLREKFGHLNLTFSIGGQISFDVFPKGWDKTYCLRYLEEFQEIHFFGDKTYKGGNDHEIFESDRTVGHTVTSPDDTVQQCRSIFLSK; from the exons ATggcggcggagaggaagaacGGCGGGGTGCTCGCGCTCTTCGATGTCGACGGCACCCTCACCGCGGCTCGCAAGGAGGTCACTCCGGAGATGCTCGAGTTCATGAAGCAGCTGCGCGAG AATGTGACCGTGGGCGTGGTGGGCGGATCCGATCTGGTCAAGATCTCCGAGCAGCTCGGCAAATCAG TCATCACCGATTACGACTACGTCTTCTCTGAAAACGGTCTGGTCGCGCACAAGAACGGCGAGCTCATCGGGACGCAG agtttgAAAACGTATCTTGGAGATGATCAGCTAAAG GAGTTTATTAACTTCACTCTCCATTACATCGCGGACTTGGATATCCCGATCAAAAG GGGTACGTTTATAGAGTTCAGGAGCGGAATGATCAATGTGTCGCCGATAGGGAGGAACTGTAGCCAGGAAGAACGTGATGATTTTGAGAAGTATGATAAG GTACATAATGTTCGGCCCAAAATGGTGACAGTGCTTCGTGAAAAGTTTGGCCACTTGAACCTCACATTTTCTATTGGAGGGCAGATTAGTTTTGAT GTATTCCCAAAAGGCTGGGACAAAACCTACTGCTTGAGATATCTCGAAGAATTTCAAGAAATCCATTTCTTTGGGGACAAAACCTACAAG GGTGGCAATGACCATGAGATATTTGAATCTGACAGAACAGTTGGTCATACAG